In one Vanessa tameamea isolate UH-Manoa-2023 chromosome 10, ilVanTame1 primary haplotype, whole genome shotgun sequence genomic region, the following are encoded:
- the LOC113399717 gene encoding WD repeat and FYVE domain-containing protein 3 isoform X3: MNLMRKLRGASASTSAEPSETASSSSHVQLGLMHLKKLFAEYTHPPQPLTEAEKDDKLYNMLPLFCKVFGTSPSSEMNEKFWDILSFCQQVSKLMVSEIRKRASNQSTEAASCAIAKFLEIENSEESSNGWMLLSTLNLLAAGDQSLIQVMTTAAIPSTLVKCLYLFFDLPEIPESEADVQDDNSEFTPRERRILLQKIFVQVLVRLCSHPFPCEELARKDDLSLLFSAITSWCAPYNMMWRKSAAEVLMTLSRHGLTQSVVHYINNKGCVGLCIENMQKIPELTPLEVVEMFVAVFCFLKDSSEVSQLLLDDFRTCQGYLFLSEFLLKHERQDVPDYLTSGLEEERVSGTEARAALRNLVLMISSLCACGFSELRPTRANTELFQLQGFVLPQPSTPGQAVRNVQAFQVLQSVFLKSTSPALCCTILDAISSVYHADNANYFILENQNTLSQFSERIHTKNAEIQEKFFELLEFIVFQLNFVPCKELISLSLLLKANRSRSCSILCIKTLLNILKHNVIFKDVYREVGMLEVFVTCLSRYAVFLKDKQLLEEERSKKETDKSTDSPKPPERKKRQSRQDSLIKDPNADTEEEELGSLVMEGLTALLNGNVNNCNVFRDCGGAKCVHGMVVHESCRSKALGVVRELIVSGSGEEDMSALLCGMHAAPNDALKLKLHILKALLVCLRDSHRTRTIFRKVSGFVYVTSVLVSLEGRLKGNELIDPDMLNLIHIVFYTISTAMRFEPANAKFFHHEICMTTLYETIRLLGCFTEDVELQNDTEPGDPELYEVFHDLFTGNILEMTLPDNIPVVFVNACIVLRLLYDVALDSFDKPTFCGSLNVKSPSLTRQSSAINEAKPAGRATPLNLATASTSGEAWVVHSGVVIVLAKLLPALPRPPEHAPHARAMRDYLAHVLKSLVRSERNQQVMCGAGLAGEVLRVCGAALRAERHPLHAPAMYVLERLAAHALRPAELREFLRMGNPLNCLAPEPGQVWQPGGPVPLTRIKTLVSMTTPRDYRSQNSCTQPPFVEFDMSAEGFGCLYLPSIAPQSANLNALGTQDNTTLGGIGSGDRVFPPQTGLTYSTWICVEKYSDPRTDPHCVRLLTLVRNINNSRDEHLVCLTVVLSARDKAIIVSTQETLVPHSEWEPDGVGECGARVWCPDLQHEGQWHHLALLFNRAVLKNSSFSLYLDGQHMHSGKLHYVSANPGGGAATLSGASSVYCVVGTPPQWRRYSRLVWRQGPALLLEDVLSAQTVSIIYQLGPHYVGTLQAPLPPGQNQEPLAPLIAEEKVVFGINARAISQLTLAKIRKVYSKNDNKAIAKQLGMSSHENATPIRILHNSAGHLMGPARCLGGTVVGYLGVRVFSPKPAAIMIDTVGGCSVLLGLIAMAQDVECLYAGVKALVCVVRSNKAAQAEMDRRKGYQTLAMLLKKKKPLLNSHILHLIFGLVGTVDSQKETSSIPNLTAFQDLICDLEVWLNAPGGLIKSLLEHLFELATETAHRTHNLRTMRELQLVPKLLYIVNDIRVASTKNVLIQLLANLLGGQPRPSDLLCLGQFLAYTLPLPSQSEQGVVVKEGDSDKECEGEIILLRNKCLCFIHCLVVMTRNVESTIVCEEVSRVLGTDWLLSFMQENVHPSSVLLALKILVVLCSGQGQQSSIMQRFRESAGTGGWLRHTELVASQQTGVVLTAAVHSHSHLHTQLLYTSGFTLLAWLSLFHLQIPELYYLLFGLALGQPMHHLSTDRAVSVERVWGAAWGSAVPSRQSSAAVAARITLCPEAVVILLATVRALIHAEPESLPEWLSDHPVAIIQVLFSFYNTLPDFVSLMMSAEVLTALASTLFPPNTKDDIHMPICESGDSSGASTPGAEEAGAAAGAGAAAGAALTQHAARQVVMDFLRVIVLDSLPLGVSAKAAPSASSDPAAPSMFCTPCSPCSAPPRSYFYSVIDLVLDASPANSTSQQQIEYQTEVLTTIMENLLNTELFGTESNISNVCYLAARLVDKLWQGQLSRDPHEVFDFLVKLLTQAKKKSSVISLEGLHHCLNRTILFLLSRSTDSIADQMSVLEALHKLTTNRLLIFGAGNHELEFIGCLTYCLLQLNANMKIVLESHMRTTWHVNPSGDLESRDDRLTAHQGRNLMAGAARRVWEELYACKKPAIEEVFKASLAPPAAAARAPDLGLAREQLADCAHRLWLGYIDTERKAVYRVPWELHNQIQSKIQKVTGGLTRLASRTKVKKEDSAKQRAHLPREHALAYMQDHVQLVRQAWGAALATSANTAAHTTRYVQAEWGGAWRELTRERGLWGPPRAPPLDKWALHCTEGPCRMRKQLRRNLAFYTHYPHRPHLEGSDNRQLKYKVAQSRDSKEYYRIYQQSRGSTNVGETDGIEPTELQTFEEEIQSNKDSSIEVPNDEGSPSDLVSSGVVSRGTNQSTEANEDGPDAEDEDEPQPPPPDNQTLLRLLEHHEKITHMFRCARIQGLDTTEGLLLFGREHCYVIDGFTLLKNREIRDLDSCPDDYDPILPSQGIQRSNQRQCSKFLYEDIREVHKRRYLLQPIALEVFSSDGRNYLLAFPRKVRNKVYSRFTALATGMADSAAGSVAGQKRGVAVEQPAGLLATLIGDTSVTQRWLRGEISNFQYLMHLNTLAGRSYNDLMQYPVFPWILADYDSLELDLTHPATFRDLSKPMGAQSSDRLEQFRKRYKEWDDPHGETPPYHYGTHYSSAMIVCSYLVRMEPFTQHFLRLQGGHFDLADRMFHSIKEAWNSASRHNMADVKELIPEFFYLPEFLVNSNNFDLGSKQSGVALGDVVLPPWAKDDPREFIRMHRAALESDYVSHRLHHWIDLVFGYKQQGPPAVEASNVFHHLFYEGNVDIYNIDDPLKKNATIGFINNFGQIPKQLFKKAHPSKKMSQRSSTILDPNNIIPSQGITPPEKLFFHNLENLRPSLQPVKEVKGPVGQILYTDKAILAVEQNKVLMPPSYNKYVAWGFADHSLRIGNYDNDKTIFVCETVAQACGEIVTCVCLSDKTIVTAGTSTVVTVWQYWSRRRRLAVKTCLYGHEEAVTCLAASAAYNLVVSGSRDGQLIVWDVERGAFVRQLVPSPAAPAPPPPVSALAIDDLTGDIATCSGSWLHVWSINGSPLGAVDTGGGERAPQVLCVAFSQTREWDPLNVVITGSTDGVVRMWSIDYLAKTVDDEVRSTDVDSTEDQPSTINKETLNQISLQDSEDAKSESDVKSDNTKTEDIEPCEREAAIKRVEALVKQMSLSQDHAGNLTKSGSESSLSDTGETTSAKESARRHDEKDICSDNEEPQYERKEEIDSCEETKEEYDNEKDLEDEKESVTHRSKLQKQGNVVLRRKSKANPLFRKSGGSIGDSSETSSVETTQSMETPEGGLRPSKSDTSLTDSFVVLSAPSSPAPVQRPVVKDTSYPDTGVTWVRRLVLRGKLTMHTAYERRDNACPASVTAVAAARSGRGLAVGDARGRIFRWSAPDMSSAAGARGGPADHWIRDDTAPYCTQCQVRFTALERRHHCRECGAVFCGRCSRYEAPVRRLRALRPVRVCQRCHDHIHAGND; the protein is encoded by the exons ATGAATCTAATGCGCAAATTGCGTGGGGCGTCCGCCTCAACATCCGCGGAGCCTTCGGAGACTGCAAGCTCGTCTTCTCACGTACAACTGGGATTAATGCACCTAAAAAAACTCTTTGCTGAGTATACCCATCCACCACAGCCGTTGACAGAAGCAGAAAAAGATGATAAATTGTATAACATGCTACCTCTCTTTTGTAAG GTATTTGGAACCAGTCCATCAAGTGAGATGAATGAAAAATTTTGGGACATACTATCCTTTTGTCAACAAGTTTCAAAGCTTATGGTATCTGAAATAAGGAAAAGAGCTAGCAATCAAAGTACCGAGGCAGCTAGTTGTGCAATAGCAAAATTTCTAGAGATAGAGAATTCAGAGGAATCAAGCAATGGATGGATGCTACTGTCTACATTAAATCTATTGGCAGCTGGTGACCAATCATTGATACAG GTTATGACTACTGCTGCTATACCATCCACATTAGtcaaatgtttgtatttattttttgatctGCCTGAAATTCCTGAATCAGAAGCTGATGTTCAAGATGACAACAGTGAATTCACACCAAGAGAGAGGAGGATACTTTTACAAAAGATTTTTGTTCAA GTCTTAGTAAGACTTTGCAGTCACCCATTTCCATGTGAGGAACTGGCAAGAAAAGATGATTTAAGTTTGTTATTCTCTGCAATAACCTCATGGTGTGCACCCTATAATATGATGTGGAGGAAGTCTGCAGCAGAAGTATTGATGACATTGTCTAGGCATGGCTTGACTCAATCTGTTGTACACTACATTAACA aTAAAGGGTGTGTAGGCCTTTGTATCGAAAACATGCAAAAGATTCCAGAGTTAACACCATTAGag GTAGTAGAAATGTTTGTAGCAgtattttgtttcttaaaagATTCAAGTGAAGTTAGTCAATTACTATTGGACGATTTTCGGACTTGTCAAGGATATTTATTTCTATCTGAATTCCTTCTGAA ACATGAGAGACAAGATGTACCCGATTATTTAACATCCGG atTAGAAGAGGAACGCGTCAGTGGGACGGAAGCGCGAGCTGCTTTAAGAAATTTGGTCCTTATGATATCTTCTCTCTGTGCTTGTGGATTTTCCGAACTGCGACCGACCAGGGCCAACACGGAATTATTCCAGTTACAAGGATTCGTGTTACCACAACCTTCTACGCCTGGACAGGCTGTGAGAAATGTACAAGCGTTTCAG GTATTGCAATCCGTGTTCTTGAAATCCACATCACCAGCTCTTTGCTGTACGATCCTCGACGCGATATCGAGCGTGTACCACGCGGACAACGCGAACTACTTCATCTTAGAGAATCAGAACACGCTCAGCCAGTTCTCAGAAAGGATACATACGAAAAATGCTGAGATACAAGAAAAGTTCTTTGAGCTTCTGGAATTTATAGTATTTCAGTTGAACTTTGTGCCGTGCAAGGAATTGATTTCACTGTCGTTATTATTGAAAGCTAATAGGTCAAGAAGTTGTAGTATATTATGCATAAAgacattattgaatattttaaa acacaacgttatatttaaagatGTTTATCGAGAAGTCGGAATGCTGGAGGTGTTCGTGACGTGTCTTTCCCGATACGCAGTATTTCTAAAAGACAAACAGCTGCTCGAGGAAGAGAGGTCTAAGAAGGAGACCGATAAGTCGACCGATTCTCCGAAGCCACCCGAGAGGAAAAAAAGGCAGTCGAGGCAAGACTCTTTAATTAAAGATCCCAATGCCGACACAGAGGAAGAAGAACTCGGGTCGTTGGTCATGGAGGGGCTGACCGCTCTATTGAACGGGAACGTGAACAACTGCAACGTGTTCCGCGACTGCGGCGGTGCCAAGTGCGTACACGGGATGGTAGTGCATGAATCGTGCAGAAGTAAAGCTTTAG GTGTGGTGAGAGAGTTGATAGTGAGCGGTTCGGGCGAGGAGGACATGTCTGCGCTTCTGTGCGGAATGCATGCGGCGCCGAACGATGCCTTAAAACTGAAACTTCACATATTAAAAGCTTTACTGGTTTGTTTAAGAGATTCACATCGGACAAGGACTATTTTTCGAAag GTTAGCGGATTTGTATATGTAACAAGTGTACTAGTCTCTCTGGAAGGTAGACTTAAAGGAAATGAATTGATAGATCCCGACATGCTAAATCTAATACATATAGTATTCTACACTATTAGTACGGCGATGAGGTTCGAACCTGCAAATGCCAAATTTTTTCATCACGAG ATTTGCATGACAACATTGTACGAAACGATACGATTATTGGGTTGCTTTACCGAGGATGTCGAGTTGCAAAATGATACGGAACCGGGCGATCCAGAGCTCTATGAAGTTTTTCACGACCTTTTTACGggaaatatattagaaatgac ATTACCAGATAATATACCAGTCGTTTTTGTAAACGCATGTATCGTATTGAGGTTGCTCTACGACGTTGCGCTCGATTCGTTCGACAAGCCAACGTTTTGTGGTTCACTCAACGTAAAGTCCCCAAGCTTGACGAGGCAAAGCTCTGCTATCAACGAG GCTAAACCAGCGGGCCGCGCCACCCCTCTCAACCTCGCGACGGCCTCAACGAGCGGGGAGGCGTGGGTCGTGCACTCGGGCGTGGTCATAGTGCTGGCGAAGCTGCTGCCCGCCCTGCCGCGCCCGCCCGAACACGCGCCGCACGCTCGCGCCATGCGGGACTACCTCGCACACGTACTCAAGAGTCTCGTCAGGAG CGAGCGCAACCAGCAAGTGATGTGCGGCGCGGGGCTGGCGGGCGAGGTGCTGCGCGTGTGCGGCGCGGCGCTGCGGGCGGAGCGCCACCCGCTGCACGCACCCGCCATGTACGTGCTGGAGCGCCTCGCCGCGCACGCGCTGCGCCCCGCCGAGCTGCG GGAATTCCTACGAATGGGAAATCCTCTAAATTGCCTTGCTCCCGAGCCGGGACAGGTTTGGCAGCCCGGTGGGCCGGTCCCGCTCACTCGAATCAAGACGTTAGTCTCGATGACGACGCCCCGAGATTACAG GTCACAAAACTCGTGCACTCAGCCCCCATTCGTTGAGTTCGATATGTCTGCGGAAGGATTCGGTTGTTTATATTTACCGAGCATTGCTCCTCAGTCGGCCAACTTGAATGCGCTCGGAACTCAAGACAATACCACTCTCGGTGGAATCGGCTCTG gtGACAGAGTATTTCCACCACAAACAGGATTGACGTATTCGACATGGATATGCGTGGAGAAATACTCCGATCCGCGCACCGACCCGCACTGCGTGAGGCTATTGACGCTTGTTCGGAACATTAACAATAGTCGGGACGAACACCTCGTATGTCTCACCGTAGTACTGTCTGCGAGAGATAAGGCTATTATTGTATCGACACAGGAGACTTTAGTTCCACACA GCGAGTGGGAGCCGGACGGCGTCGGCGAGTGCGGCGCGCGCGTGTGGTGCCCCGACCTGCAGCACGAGGGGCAGTGGCACCACCTCGCGCTGCTCTTCAACAGGGCCGTGCTCAAGAACTCCTCCTTCTCACTCTATCTAGACG GACAACACATGCACTCGGGCAAGCTGCACTACGTGAGCGCCAACCCCGGCGGCGGCGCGGCCACGCTGTCGGGCGCGTCCAGCGTGTACTGCGTGGTGGGCACGCCGCCGCAGTGGCGCCGCTACTCGCGCCTCGTGTGGCGCCAGGGGCCCGCGCTGCTGCTGGAGGAC GTACTCTCCGCGCAAACTGTCTCAATAATATATCAGCTCGGGCCACACTACGTGGGAACTCTACAAGCTCCGTTACCACCTGGACAAAATCAAGAACCCCTAGCGCCCCTGATTGCCGAGGAAAAAGTAGTTTTTGGGATAAACGCTCGTGCGATCTCCCAACTCACCCTTGCTAAGATACGCAAGGTTTACAGCAAAAACGATAATAAGGCTATAGCGAAACAACTAGGTATGTCGTCGCACGAGAACGCGACGCCTATACGAATATTGCACAATTCTGCAGGCCATCTAATGGGTCCAGCTCGATGCTTAGGTGGAACGGTGGTTGGATATCTGGGAGTGAGAGTGTTCAGTCCAAAGCCAGCGGCTATCATG ATAGATACAGTAGGTGGATGTTCCGTATTACTTGGGTTGATAGCAATGGCGCAAGATGTTGAGTGTTTGTATGCTGGGGTTAAGGCTCTTGTGTGCGTAGTACGTTCTAACAAGGCGGCTCAAGCAGAAATGGACCGCAGAAAAGGATACCAAACACTGGCAATGCTGTTGAAGAAAAAGAAACCTTTACTTAATTCCCACATCTTGCATTTAATATTCGGCTTAGTTGGCACAGTCGATAGCCAAAAAGAAACTTCGTCGATTCCAAATTTAACCGCATTTCAG gaTCTAATATGTGATCTTGAAGTATGGTTGAATGCACCAGGTGGTCTTATAAAATCCCTTCTAGAACATTTATTTGAACTAGCAACAGAAACAGCACACAGAACGCACAATTTACGCACAATGAGAGAACTGCAACTAGTACCTAAACTACTCTATATCGTGAACGATATAAGGGTTGCAAGCACAAAGAATGTTCTGATTCAGTTACTAGCAAACCTGTTAGGAGGTCAGCCTAGACCCAGCGATTTACTCTGCCTCGGACAATTCCTGGCGTATACACTACCACTTCCCTCTCAATCAGAGCAAGGAGTTGTGGTAAAGGAAGGAGATTCTGACAAGGAATGTGAAGGCGAAATAATTCTTCTGAGAAATAAATGCCTATGCTTTATACATTGTCTCGTAGTAATGACAAGAAATGTGGAAAGTACAATTGTATGCGAGGAAGTATCGAGAGTTCTCGGAACCGATTGGCTTCTGAGTTTTATGCAAGAGAATGTTCATCCGAGCTCAGTTTTACTGGCATTGAAAATATTAGTGGTTCTCTGTTCTGGTCAAGGACAGCAGTCATCCATAATGCAAAG GTTCCGCGAGAGTGCCGGCACGGGTGGCTGGCTGCGCCACACAGAGCTCGTGGCGTCGCAGCAGACGGGCGTGGTGCTGACCGCCGCCGTGCACTCGCACTCGCACCTGCACACGCAGCTACTCTACACCTCCGGGTTCACGCTGCTCGCCTG GCTATCCCTGTTCCATTTACAAATTCCGGAGCTGTACTACCTTCTGTTCGGTCTCGCCCTCGGCCAGCCGATGCACCACCTGAGCACGGACCGGGCGGTGTCCGTGGAGCGCGTGTGGGGGGCGGCGTGGGGCAGCGCCGTGCCCTCGCGGCAGTCGTCCGCCGCCGTGGCCGCCAGGATCACGCTCTGCCCCGAGGCCGTGGTCATACTACTGGCGACCGTGAGGGCGCTGATACACGCGGAGCCCGAATCGTTGCCGGAGTGGCTCAGCGACCATCCCGTTGCCATAATTCAA gttttattttcGTTCTATAATACCCTGCCGGATTTCGTTTCATTAATGATGAGCGCCGAAGTGCTCACCGCATTGGCGTCCACCCTCTTTCCCCCGAATACGAAAGATGATATTCACATGC CGATCTGCGAGAGTGGTGACAGTTCAGGCGCATCGACGCCGGGCGCGGAGGAGGCGGGCGCGGcagcgggcgcgggcgcggcggcgggcgcggcgctgaCGCAGCACGCCGCCAGACAAGTCGTGATGGACTTCCTGCGCGTGATCGTTCTCGATTCACTACCCCTCGGAGTCTCCGCTAAAGCCGCTCCG AGCGCGTCCTCTGACCCCGCGGCTCCGTCAATGTTTTGTACGCCATGTAGTCCCTGCTCCGCCCCACCAAGATCTTACTTTTATAGC GTCATAGATTTAGTTCTGGACGCTTCGCCAGCGAACTCGACGAGTCAGCAGCAGATCGAATATCAAACTGAAGTTTTAACAACAATAATGGAAAATTTGTTGAATACTGAACTTTTTGGTACCGAGTCCAATATCTCCAATGTCTGCTATTTAGCTGCGCGACTTGTTGATAAATTGTGGCAGGGTCAGCTGTCGAGAGATCCACACGAG GTATTCGATTTCTTGGTAAAATTACTGACTCAAGCTAAGAAGAAATCATCGGTTATATCTCTAGAAGGATTACATCACTGCCTAAATAGAACTATATTGTTTTTACTGTCACGGTCTACAGACTCCATAGCCGACCAAATGTCTGTGTTAGAAGCATTGCACAAACTCACGACGAACAG GTTGCTGATATTCGGAGCCGGAAACCACGAGTTGGAATTCATAGGATGCCTAACATACTGTCTACTGCAATTGAACGCGAACATGAAGATCGTCCTGGAGTCGCACATGCGGACGACGTGGCACGTCAACCCCAGCGGCGACCTCGAATCCAGAGACGACAGGCTGACGGCGCATCAAG GTCGCAACCTGatggcgggcgcggcgcggcgcgtgTGGGAGGAGCTGTACGCGTGCAAGAAGCCCGCCATCGAGGAGGTGTTCAAGGCGTCGCtggcgccgcccgccgccgccgcgcgcgcgcccgaCCTCGGCCTGGCGCGCGAGCAGCTGGCCGACTGCGCGCACCGCCTGTGGCTCGGCTACATCGACACCGAGCGCAAG GCGGTCTATCGAGTTCCGTGGGAGCTCCATAATCAGATTCAATCCAAAATTCAGAAAGTGACCGGTGGCTTGACCCGTTTGGCATCTAGAACAAAAGTAAAAAAGGAGGACTCCGCTAAACAGAGGGCTCATCTACCGCGAGAACACGCTCTGGCTTATATGCAAGATCATGTGCAGCTTGTGAG ACAGGCGTGGGGCGCGGCGCTGGCGACGAGCGCCAACACGGCGGCGCACACGACGCGCTACGTGCAGGCGGAGTGGGGCGGCGCGTGGCGCGAGCTGACCCGCGAGCGCGGCCTGTGGggcccgccgcgcgcgccgccgctgGACAAGTGGGCGCTGCACTGCACCGAGGGCCCGTGCCGCATGCGCAAGCAGCTGCGCCGCAACCTCGCCTTCTACACGCACTACCCGCACCGCCCGCATCTCGAGGGCAGCGACAAC AGACAATTAAAGTACAAAGTGGCACAAAGTCGAGACAGTAAAGAATACTACAGGATATATCAACAATCGCGTGGGTCGACCAACGTCGGGGAAACGGATGGTATAGAACCGACTGAACTGCAAACGTTTGAAGAAGAAATACaaag taataAAGATTCATCAATCGAAGTACCTAACGACGAAGGTTCGCCATCGGATCTCGTCAGCAGTGGCGTTGTTAGCCGAGGAACGAATCAATCAACTGAAG CTAACGAAGACGGACCAGACGCAGAAGACGAGGATGAGCCGCAACCTCCACCGCCGGATAATCAAACACTATTGAGATTATTGGAGCACCATGAGAAG ATTACCCACATGTTCCGCTGCGCGCGTATACAAGGCCTCGACACGACAGAGGGGCTTTTGCTTTTCGGTCGCGAACACTGCTACGTAATAGATGGATTCACTCTCCTTAAAAATAGAGAAATTCGGGACTTAGACAGTTGCCCCGACGATTATGACCCTATTTTACCTAGTCAGGGTATACAGAGGAGCAATCAGAGACAATGTTCCAAGTTTTTGTATGAAGATATCAG agaGGTTCATAAAAGAAGATATTTACTGCAACCGATAGCTTTAGAAGTTTTTTCTAGCGATGGTCGAAATTATTTGCTAGCGTTTCCACGGAAAGTGCGAAATAAG gTATACAGTCGTTTCACGGCACTCGCAACCGGCATGGCGGACAGCGCGGCCGGCTCGGTGGCGGGGCAGAAGCGCGGGGTGGCGGTGGAGCAGCCGGCCGGCCTGCTGGCCACGCTCATCGGAGACACTTCTGTCACACAACGGTGGCTG AGAGGAGAAATATCTAATTTCCAATATCTCATGCATCTCAACACACTGGCGGGGCGGTCGTACAATGATCTCATGCAATATCCAGTTTTCCCATGGATTTTGGCCGACTACGATTCCTTGGAACTGGATTTGACTCACCCGGCGACTTTCAGAGACCTGTCCAAGCCAATGGGAGCCCAAAGTTCAGATAGGTTGGAACAATTTAGAAAGAGATATAAG GAGTGGGATGACCCTCACGGTGAAACACCGCCGTATCACTACGGAACCCACTATTCGTCAGCTATGATAGTATGTTCTTATCTTGTGCGTATGGAGCCGTTCACACAGCATTTTTTAAGACTTCAAGGCGGACATTTTGATTTAGCGGATAG AATGTTCCACTCGATCAAAGAAGCATGGAATTCTGCATCTCGCCATAATATGGCCGACGTTAAAGAATTAATACcggaatttttttatttacctgaaTTTCTAGTTAACTCCAACAATTTCGATTTAG gaaGCAAACAGTCGGGTGTAGCTTTAGGAGACGTCGTGTTACCTCCCTGGGCCAAAGACGATCCTCGTGAATTCATCCGTATGCACCGAGCAGCGCTCGAATCTGACTACGTGTCTCATAGATTGCATCATTGGATTGATCTCGTGTTTGGATACAAGCAGCAGGGACCGCCCGCAGTGGAAGCTTCAAACGTCTTCCATCATTTATTCTATGAAGGAAATGTCGATATATACAA CATCGATGATCCTCTTAAGAAGAATGCAACGATaggtttcattaataatttcggACAAATACCGAAGCAGTTGTTCAAGAAAGCGCACCCTAGTAAAAAAATGTCACAAAGAAGTTCAACTATTTTGGatcctaataatattataccatCTCAAGGCATAACTCCTCCAGAGAAATTATTCTTTCATAATTTGGAGAATTTGAGACCATCTTTGCAACCCGtaaaag AAGTTAAAGGGCCAGTCGGACAAATACTCTATACGGACAAGGCAATCTTGGCCGTGGAACAAAACAAAGTGCTGATGCCCCCATCATATAACAAATATGTGGCGTGGGGATTCGCGGACCATTCCCTACGAATCGGAAATTACGATAacgataaaacaatatttgtgtGCGAAACTGTAGCGCAAGCTTGCGGAGAGATCGTGACGTGCGTGTGCCTCTCCGACAAGACCATAGTGACGGCCGGCACGAGTACC GTGGTGACCGTGTGGCAGTACTGGTCGCGCCGGCGGCGGCTGGCCGTGAAGACATGCCTGTACGGGCATGAGGAGGCGGTCACGTGCCTGGCCGCCAGCGCCGCCTACAACCTGGTGGTGAGCGGCAGCCGCGACGGGCAGCTCATCGTGTGGGACGTGGAGCGCGGCGCCTTCGTGCGGCAGCTCGTGCCgtcgcccgccgcgcccgcgccgccgccgcccgtcTCCGCGCTCGCCATCGACGACCTCACC GGCGACATAGCCACGTGCAGCGGCAGCTGGCTGCACGTGTGGTCCATCAACGGCTCGCCGCTGGGCGCGGTGGACACGGGCGGCGGGGAGCGCGCGCCGCAGGTGCTGTGCGTGGCCTTCAGCCAGACGCGCGAGTGGGACCCACTCAACGTCGTCATCACCGGCTCCACGGATGGCGTCGTCAGG ATGTGGTCTATAGACTACCTCGCAAAAACAGTAGATGATGAAGTGAGGAGTACCGACGTGGACAGCACAGAGGACCAACCGAGTACcattaataaagaaacattGAACCAAATTTCCTTGCAAGATAGCGAGGACGCCAAGTCTGAGAGTGACGTCAAATCTGATAACACAAAGACGGAGGATATTGAACCGTGCGAAAGGGAAGCCGCGATTAAACGAGTCGAGGCGTTAGTTAAGCAAATGAGCTTGTCGCAAGATCATGCAG GAAATCTCACGAAATCAGGATCGGAAAGTTCGCTTTCGGATACAGGTGAAACGACAAGCGCGAAAGAATCGGCTCGTCGACATGATGAAAAAGACATTTGCAGTGATAACGAAGAACCGCAGTACGAAAGGAAAGAAGAAATTGATTCTTGTGAGGAAACAAAAGAGGAATACGATAATGAAAAAGACTTAGAAGATGAAAAAGAAAGTGTAACGCATAGAAGCAAACTACAAAAGCAGGGGAACGTTGTTCTGAGGCGGAAATCAAAGGCTAATCCTTTGTTTCGTAAAA gTGGCGGCAGCATTGGCGATTCCAGCGAAACGAGTTCCGTAGAGACGACACAATCGATGGAGACTCCAGAGGGCGGGCTCCGGCCGAGCAAGTCGGACACCAGTCTCACAGACTCGTTTGTAGTTCTCTCCGCACCCTCGTCTCCGGCGCCCGTGCAGCGACCCGTCGTCAAAGACACGTCTTATCCTG ACACAGGTGTGACGTGGGTGCGACGTCTTGTCCTCCGCGGTAAATTGACCATGCATACGGCATATGAACGTCGCGATAACGCGTGCCCCGCTTCCGTCACTGCGGTCGCAGCCGCTAGGAGTGGACGGGGGTTGGCCGTCGGAGACGCTCGTGGAAGG ATTTTCCGGTGGTCCGCGCCTGATATGTCGAGTGCGGCGGGTGCCAGGGGTGGTCCCGCCGATCACTGGATACGAGACGACACCGCACCCTACTGCACCCAGTGCCAA GTGCGGTTCACGGCGCTGGAGCGGCGCCACCACTGCCGCGAGTGCGGCGCCGTGTTCTGCGGCCGCTGCTCGCGCTACGAGGCGCCCGTGCGGCGCCTGCGCGCGCTGCGGCCCGTGCGCGTGTGCCAGCGCTGCCACGACCACATCCACGCCGGCAACGACTAG